The Candidatus Pantoea soli genome window below encodes:
- the tolB gene encoding Tol-Pal system beta propeller repeat protein TolB, producing the protein MKQALRVTLGFFVLLWAAMLHAEVRIEITQGVNTARPIGVVPFKWAGPGAAPEDIGGIVAADLRNSGKFNPLDRSRLPQQPASAQEVQPAAWSALGIDAVIVGQVTPNADGSYQIAYQLVDTGGAPGSVLAQNSYKVTKQWLRYAAHTASDEVFEKLTGIKGAFRTRIAYVVQTNGGQFPYELRVSDYDGYNQFVVHRSPQPLMSPAWSPDGSKVAYVTFESGKSALVVQTLANGAIRQVASYPRHNGAPAFSPDGSKLAFALSKTGSLNLYVMDLASGQTRQVTDGRYNSTEPTWFPDSQTLAYTSDQAGAPQIYKVGINGGTPQRITWEGAQNQDADVSSDGKTMVMISSAGGAQHVAKQDLETGAVQTITDTFLDETPSLAPNGTMVIYSSTQGMGSVLQLVSTDGRFKARLPATDGQVKFPAWSPYL; encoded by the coding sequence ATGAAGCAGGCACTTCGTGTAACCTTAGGTTTTTTTGTACTGCTGTGGGCAGCGATGCTGCATGCAGAAGTGCGCATCGAAATTACGCAGGGCGTGAATACCGCACGCCCGATTGGTGTGGTTCCCTTTAAGTGGGCCGGCCCTGGCGCAGCACCGGAAGATATTGGTGGCATTGTCGCGGCTGACCTGCGTAACAGCGGTAAATTCAATCCGCTCGATCGCTCGCGTCTGCCACAGCAGCCCGCCAGCGCGCAGGAAGTTCAGCCTGCCGCCTGGAGCGCACTGGGGATTGACGCAGTGATTGTTGGCCAGGTCACACCTAACGCCGATGGCAGCTACCAGATTGCCTATCAGCTGGTGGATACCGGCGGTGCGCCAGGCAGCGTGCTGGCGCAGAACTCGTATAAAGTGACGAAGCAGTGGCTGCGTTACGCCGCGCATACCGCCAGCGATGAAGTGTTTGAAAAGCTGACCGGTATCAAAGGTGCGTTCCGCACCCGTATCGCTTACGTGGTGCAGACCAACGGCGGTCAGTTCCCGTATGAGCTGCGCGTATCAGATTATGATGGCTACAACCAGTTTGTGGTTCACCGCTCACCGCAGCCGCTGATGTCACCGGCCTGGTCACCAGACGGCAGCAAAGTTGCGTATGTGACCTTTGAAAGCGGTAAATCGGCGCTGGTGGTTCAGACGCTGGCTAACGGTGCAATCCGTCAGGTCGCATCTTATCCGCGCCACAACGGGGCACCGGCTTTCTCACCGGATGGTTCCAAACTGGCCTTTGCGCTGTCTAAAACCGGCAGCCTGAACCTGTACGTGATGGACCTGGCTTCCGGCCAGACGCGTCAGGTGACGGATGGCCGCTACAACAGCACCGAACCAACCTGGTTCCCGGATAGCCAGACGCTGGCCTATACCTCGGATCAGGCGGGTGCACCGCAGATTTATAAAGTTGGTATCAACGGCGGTACGCCACAACGTATTACCTGGGAAGGCGCACAAAACCAGGATGCGGATGTGTCATCCGACGGTAAAACCATGGTGATGATCAGCAGCGCCGGTGGTGCGCAGCACGTCGCCAAACAGGATCTGGAAACGGGAGCCGTTCAGACAATAACGGACACGTTCCTGGATGAGACGCCAAGTCTGGCACCGAACGGCACAATGGTAATCTATAGCTCTACTCAGGGGATGGGTTCCGTGTTGCAGTTGGTTTCTACTGATGGGCGTTTCAAAGCGCGTCTTCCGGCAACTGATGGACAGGTCAAATTCCCTGCCTGGTCGCCGTATCTGTGA
- a CDS encoding DNA-3-methyladenine glycosylase 2, translated as MFDPDTAYQALTSRDSRFDGVFFVGVTSTGIYCRPICPVKAPMQKNCLFFASAEAAEKAHFRPCMRCRPELAPGSAPVDSHHRIADRLIRRIEEGLLEEQETLAAIAAEFNLSARQLRRVVQQELGVSPLELRQTRRMLLAKQLLTETTLPVTEIAYASGFRSLRRFNDVFQARYRMTPSRLRRQNQPDAVSTLQESAELRLSYRPPYDWEAMLLFLQQHIMQEVEWVHDDAYHRTVRLGACRGWVRVSHLPQKQALLVQFTTTLTPVLPALLRRLRDLFDLDAQPLRIREHLGQDPLLAESFERYPGLRVPGAFDGFELAVRAILGQQVTVKAGTTLSSRLAGRFGEPLTTPWPALSRLSPTPAALADATIDDIAGLGIVSARSHAILSLAQICASGALRFNGVGHPDIVQQQLLALKGIGPWTASYIAMRALRWPDAFPKEDIAIRNNLGGVSAKVAELMSQVWRPWRSYAVLHIWKSLTPPKK; from the coding sequence ATGTTTGATCCAGACACTGCATACCAGGCGCTGACCTCGCGCGATAGCCGCTTTGACGGGGTATTTTTTGTTGGCGTGACTTCTACCGGCATTTACTGCCGTCCCATCTGTCCGGTTAAAGCGCCGATGCAGAAGAACTGCCTGTTTTTTGCCAGCGCTGAAGCGGCGGAGAAGGCGCATTTTCGTCCCTGTATGCGCTGTCGTCCTGAGCTGGCGCCGGGCTCCGCGCCGGTGGACAGCCATCATCGCATCGCCGATCGCCTGATTCGGCGCATTGAAGAGGGGCTGCTGGAGGAGCAGGAGACGCTGGCGGCGATTGCCGCCGAATTCAACCTGAGCGCGCGCCAGCTGCGTCGTGTGGTGCAGCAGGAGCTGGGCGTGTCGCCGCTGGAGCTGCGCCAGACGCGCCGTATGCTGCTGGCCAAGCAGCTGCTGACCGAAACCACCCTGCCGGTGACGGAAATCGCTTATGCCAGCGGATTCCGCAGCCTGCGTCGCTTCAACGACGTGTTTCAGGCGCGCTATCGTATGACGCCGTCGCGCCTGCGGAGGCAGAACCAGCCTGACGCGGTGAGCACGCTGCAGGAGAGCGCAGAGCTGCGGCTGAGCTATCGGCCGCCCTATGACTGGGAGGCGATGCTGCTGTTTCTGCAGCAGCACATTATGCAGGAAGTGGAATGGGTGCATGACGATGCCTATCACCGCACTGTGCGGCTGGGTGCCTGCCGCGGCTGGGTGCGCGTCAGCCATCTGCCGCAAAAGCAGGCGCTGCTGGTGCAGTTCACCACCACCCTGACGCCGGTGCTGCCGGCCCTGCTGCGCCGGTTGCGCGACCTGTTTGATCTGGATGCTCAGCCGCTGCGTATTCGTGAGCATCTTGGTCAGGATCCGCTGCTGGCAGAGAGTTTCGAGCGCTATCCCGGCCTGCGCGTGCCGGGCGCGTTTGACGGCTTTGAGCTGGCGGTACGGGCCATTCTGGGGCAGCAGGTGACAGTGAAGGCAGGCACCACGCTCAGCAGCCGTCTCGCCGGTCGTTTTGGCGAGCCGCTGACAACGCCCTGGCCTGCGCTTTCACGCCTGTCACCGACGCCAGCCGCGCTGGCCGATGCGACGATTGATGACATTGCCGGGCTGGGGATTGTCAGCGCGCGTTCACACGCCATTCTGTCACTGGCGCAGATCTGCGCCTCTGGCGCGCTGCGTTTCAACGGTGTCGGGCATCCGGATATTGTGCAGCAGCAGCTACTGGCGCTGAAAGGCATTGGTCCGTGGACCGCCAGCTATATCGCCATGCGCGCGTTGCGCTGGCCGGATGCGTTTCCCAAAGAGGACATTGCGATTCGCAACAATCTGGGTGGCGTCAGTGCCAAAGTGGCAGAGCTGATGTCTCAGGTGTGGCGACCGTGGCGCAGCTATGCGGTGCTGCATATCTGGAAAAGCCTGACGCCACCGAAGAAGTAA
- the zitB gene encoding CDF family zinc transporter ZitB: MAHTHSHSEHNGNRSRLAAAFGVTTLFMVAEVAGGLISGSLALLADAGHMLTDAAALLMALLAVQFARRKPNARHTFGLLRLTTLAAFVNAIALLVITVLIVWEALRRFYQPQPVQGGLMLGIAIAGLLANLLSFWLLHRGSAEQNLNVRAAALHVLGDLLGSVGAIVAAVIIMYTGWTPIDPILSLLVSLLVVRSAWSLLRESLHELLEGAPGNIDSAKLARELTRNIDEVRNVHHLHVWQVGEKPVLTLHVQVIPPYDHDGLLQRIHQFLHQHYQIAHATVQMEYQPCSGPDCELGMDADAAHAHHDHAALEGHAHHSH, translated from the coding sequence ATGGCACACACTCACTCTCACAGCGAGCATAATGGCAACCGTTCTCGCCTTGCCGCTGCCTTTGGCGTTACGACGCTGTTTATGGTGGCCGAGGTGGCCGGCGGTCTGATTTCAGGCTCGCTGGCGCTGCTGGCCGATGCCGGACACATGTTAACGGATGCCGCTGCGCTGCTGATGGCGCTGCTGGCGGTGCAGTTTGCCAGGCGCAAACCCAATGCCCGCCACACTTTCGGCCTGCTGCGGCTGACCACGCTGGCGGCGTTTGTGAATGCTATTGCGCTGCTGGTTATTACCGTGCTGATTGTCTGGGAGGCGCTGCGCCGTTTTTACCAGCCGCAGCCGGTGCAGGGCGGCCTGATGCTGGGTATCGCTATCGCCGGCCTGCTGGCCAATCTGCTGTCGTTCTGGCTGCTGCATCGCGGCAGTGCGGAACAGAACCTGAACGTGCGCGCGGCGGCGCTGCATGTGCTGGGCGACCTGCTCGGTTCCGTTGGCGCCATCGTGGCGGCGGTGATCATCATGTACACCGGCTGGACCCCCATCGATCCTATTCTGTCGCTGCTGGTGTCACTGCTGGTGGTACGCAGCGCGTGGTCGCTGCTGCGTGAAAGCCTGCATGAGCTGCTGGAAGGCGCGCCGGGCAATATCGATAGCGCTAAACTGGCGCGTGAACTGACGCGGAATATTGATGAGGTGCGCAATGTGCATCACCTCCACGTCTGGCAGGTGGGTGAAAAACCGGTGCTGACGCTGCATGTGCAGGTGATTCCGCCTTACGACCACGATGGCCTGCTGCAGCGGATCCATCAGTTTTTGCATCAGCATTATCAGATAGCGCATGCCACCGTGCAGATGGAGTATCAGCCCTGCAGCGGGCCGGATTGTGAACTGGGGATGGACGCTGACGCAGCGCACGCGCATCACGACCACGCGGCGCTGGAAGGCCACGCCCATCACTCTCACTGA
- the nadA gene encoding quinolinate synthase NadA — MSAMFDPESAIYPFPPKPARLSEAEKARYIREIKSLLKQRDAVMVAHYYTDPEIQALAEETGGCVADSLEMARFGSTHPAKTLLVAGVRFMGETAKILSPEKTVLMPTLQAECSLDLGCPIEEFNRFCDAHPDRTVVVYANTSAAVKARADWVVTSSIAVELIEHLDGLGEKILWAPDQHLGRYVTRQTGADVLCWQGACIVHDEFKTQALQRMKALYPQAAVLVHPESPQAIVALADAVGSTSQLIQAARNLPHPQMIVATDRGIFYKMQQAVPDKTLLEAPTAGEGATCRSCAHCPWMAMNGLQAIAQGLAQGGSDHEIHVDAALREAALLPLKRMLDFAAQRKLNVKGNA; from the coding sequence ATGAGTGCGATGTTCGATCCAGAAAGCGCGATTTATCCTTTTCCCCCCAAGCCAGCACGCCTCAGCGAGGCAGAAAAAGCCCGTTATATTCGTGAAATCAAATCCCTGCTGAAGCAACGCGACGCGGTCATGGTGGCCCATTACTACACCGATCCGGAAATCCAGGCGCTGGCGGAAGAGACCGGCGGCTGCGTGGCGGATTCGCTGGAGATGGCGCGATTTGGCAGCACGCATCCGGCCAAAACCCTGCTGGTGGCGGGGGTGCGCTTTATGGGGGAAACGGCAAAAATCCTCAGCCCGGAGAAAACCGTGCTGATGCCGACGTTACAGGCGGAGTGTTCGCTGGATCTCGGCTGTCCGATTGAAGAATTTAACCGCTTCTGTGACGCGCATCCGGACCGCACCGTGGTGGTGTATGCCAACACCTCGGCGGCGGTGAAGGCGCGCGCCGACTGGGTTGTCACCTCCAGTATCGCGGTTGAGCTGATTGAACACCTTGATGGCCTGGGCGAAAAAATCCTCTGGGCACCGGACCAGCACCTGGGCCGCTATGTCACCCGGCAAACCGGGGCGGATGTGCTGTGCTGGCAGGGCGCGTGCATCGTGCATGATGAATTCAAAACGCAGGCGCTGCAGCGCATGAAAGCGCTCTATCCGCAGGCGGCGGTGCTGGTGCATCCGGAGTCGCCGCAGGCGATTGTGGCGCTGGCCGATGCGGTAGGCTCCACCAGCCAGCTGATTCAGGCCGCCCGCAATCTGCCGCACCCGCAGATGATTGTGGCGACCGATCGCGGCATCTTCTACAAAATGCAGCAGGCGGTGCCGGATAAAACGCTGCTGGAAGCGCCCACCGCCGGGGAGGGCGCCACCTGCCGCAGCTGTGCGCACTGTCCATGGATGGCAATGAACGGCCTGCAGGCGATAGCGCAGGGGCTGGCGCAGGGCGGCAGCGACCATGAAATTCATGTTGATGCGGCGCTGCGTGAGGCGGCCTTACTGCCGCTCAAACGCATGCTAGACTTTGCTGCACAACGTAAACTCAATGTGAAAGGGAACGCCTGA
- the pal gene encoding peptidoglycan-associated lipoprotein Pal has translation MQLNKVLKGLMLALPVIAVAACSSHKNNNNDQTGMGGADGAYGAGAGQNGNMSSDEQARLQMQQLQQNNIVYFGLDKYDVQSDYAQMLDQHAAFLRSNPSYKVTIEGHADERGTPEYNIALGERRANAVKMYLQGKGVSADQMSIVSYGKEKPAVLGHDEAAYAKNRRAVLVY, from the coding sequence ATGCAACTGAACAAAGTGCTGAAGGGTTTGATGCTGGCTCTGCCGGTTATCGCGGTAGCTGCATGTAGCTCTCACAAAAACAACAACAACGATCAGACCGGCATGGGCGGCGCTGATGGTGCATACGGCGCGGGCGCTGGCCAGAACGGCAACATGTCTTCTGACGAGCAGGCGCGTCTGCAGATGCAGCAGCTGCAGCAGAACAACATCGTTTACTTCGGTCTGGATAAGTACGACGTCCAGTCTGACTACGCGCAGATGCTGGATCAGCACGCTGCTTTCCTGCGCAGCAACCCATCTTACAAAGTGACCATCGAAGGTCACGCGGATGAGCGCGGTACGCCAGAATACAACATCGCCCTGGGCGAGCGTCGTGCTAATGCCGTGAAGATGTACCTGCAGGGCAAAGGCGTGTCTGCTGACCAGATGTCTATCGTTTCTTACGGTAAAGAAAAACCGGCTGTACTGGGTCATGACGAAGCGGCTTACGCCAAAAACCGTCGTGCCGTACTGGTTTACTAA
- a CDS encoding methylated-DNA--[protein]-cysteine S-methyltransferase — MYHAKIIATPVGELTLIATDRGLSAILWENEGAQRVPLRPISRNDDHPILCEAERQLREYFAGERQRFDMPFDTVGTAFQQKVWQALLTIPFGETRSYRQIAEQIGHPKAVRAVGAANGKNPLSIMAPCHRVIGSNGKLTGFAGGLTVKAFLLQLESPQTASAVTQLRLPE, encoded by the coding sequence ATGTACCATGCCAAAATCATCGCCACCCCCGTGGGTGAACTGACGCTTATCGCCACTGACCGCGGGCTGTCTGCCATTCTGTGGGAAAATGAAGGGGCGCAGCGCGTGCCGCTCAGGCCGATCAGCCGTAATGATGATCATCCGATTTTGTGTGAGGCTGAACGCCAGCTGCGGGAGTATTTCGCCGGCGAGCGTCAGCGGTTTGACATGCCCTTTGACACCGTCGGCACGGCGTTTCAGCAGAAGGTCTGGCAGGCGCTGCTGACCATTCCGTTTGGCGAAACGCGCAGCTACCGGCAGATTGCCGAGCAGATCGGTCATCCCAAAGCGGTGCGCGCCGTGGGGGCCGCCAACGGCAAAAATCCGCTGTCAATCATGGCGCCCTGTCATCGGGTCATCGGCAGCAACGGCAAGCTCACCGGCTTTGCCGGCGGGCTGACAGTGAAGGCCTTTCTGCTGCAGCTGGAAAGCCCGCAAACCGCGTCTGCGGTCACGCAGCTGCGGCTGCCCGAATAA
- the pnuC gene encoding nicotinamide riboside transporter PnuC, which yields MDFFSTQNILVHIPLGAGGYDLSWIEAVGTLAGLLCIWLASQEKLINYLFGLINVTLFAVIFFQIQLYASLLLQLFFFVANVYGWYAWSRQTSSHEAALKIRWLPLPKAIGWGVACVIAIALMTRYIDPVFGFLTRIAVSLMQSAGLNVTQPQLQPDAFPFWDACMTVLSIVAMILMTRKYVENWLLWVVINVISVMIFARQGVYAMSLEYAILTLIALNGSRLWMKSAREQGSRALLSQ from the coding sequence ATGGATTTCTTTAGCACGCAAAATATTCTGGTGCATATTCCGCTCGGCGCAGGCGGCTACGATCTCTCGTGGATTGAAGCAGTTGGCACGCTGGCCGGGCTGCTGTGTATCTGGCTCGCCAGTCAGGAAAAGCTGATTAACTACCTGTTTGGTCTGATTAACGTCACGCTGTTTGCGGTGATCTTTTTCCAGATTCAGCTCTACGCCAGCCTGCTGCTGCAGCTGTTCTTCTTTGTGGCGAATGTTTATGGCTGGTATGCCTGGAGCCGGCAAACCAGCAGTCACGAAGCGGCGCTGAAAATCCGCTGGCTGCCGCTGCCCAAAGCCATAGGCTGGGGCGTGGCCTGCGTGATTGCCATTGCGCTGATGACACGCTATATCGATCCGGTGTTTGGTTTTCTCACGCGTATCGCCGTCAGCCTGATGCAAAGCGCAGGTCTGAACGTCACGCAGCCGCAGCTGCAGCCGGATGCGTTCCCGTTCTGGGATGCCTGCATGACGGTGTTGTCGATCGTGGCGATGATTCTGATGACGCGTAAATACGTTGAGAACTGGCTGCTGTGGGTGGTGATCAACGTTATCAGCGTCATGATTTTTGCCCGGCAGGGCGTGTATGCCATGTCGCTGGAATATGCGATTCTGACGCTGATTGCCCTGAACGGCTCGCGCCTGTGGATGAAAAGCGCGCGTGAGCAGGGCTCACGCGCGCTGTTGTCTCAGTGA
- a CDS encoding ATP-binding protein, translating to MLARAALQPASSVMLPAMMPAPHAEPWSAAPLRVAVPAQNSAPWAMRIGDRLWGIDADYLSALSQLSGTRFTLSGYPDRAAQLAALQRGEVDLVLSNQHAALPPGVLLSDSWYTSPVRIYRNRENQRAVMFNSDNAQLTIAAATLAELPPEWVRRHRWHTLPGDLQALYALLNQHSDYLVADEASAGFLLSQLQQGQIYQITADAGGAELTLRALARDPALIRWINAQLRLLPAEFSSRVQQRWSPPLLRYQDTQTLMPSAAEQAWLAQHAEIPYAAEADNAPWSYRDASGNARGFGIDLLNALSQSTGLRFTPRWVSNPQQADALMQQQQVMLNLLQPLYGEEASGTTLPVWRAIWGIYTLAPQQPMGWPSLQGQRVGVLRGDLAQRLLPPGMTPQLFNDRTQLWQALNAGQIDALVDNVLSARWRMASHEGNGVHLAFAASDVAWPLAPQVSAQQPQLRALLDHALQQIPPDTLNQMRVSWAQPPQPGTRMTMRNVPLMVLMAAGAIILLLLLLLLRRYLQQRRERLQREQAERANAAKSQFLATASHELRTPMQAILGLLELELQQRPDARLALMHSSARSLMALLNDLQDHARIENQSFRLAPRPLDLAHWLQQQQQFYHPLMREAGPQLHVTALTPLPSCVRLDSDRLQQVVNNLIANALKFTRQGEIRLTLAVTDTIELTVSDTGSGIPADEQARLFEPWYQAPSGKSHAVQGSGLGLFICREIVQRMGGTLTLSSVPDQGTQVRLQLPLEIAEATETDSSVHWPRYPQLRVAIVDDHPANLLVMQQQLASFGVAAAVFEQGRDLLRADAQQPFDVLFIDQMMPRPDGLLLLRILRRRQRRRGHVALRVLCSADVQLLKLPLQADEAQLIKPFTLRDIAPLLARAASDPLAAIEENLLRLAQHNAAFVPRLCQTLQRTLQQDRDALLRASEALDWTTLAHAAHRLKGSALMLGMEKMAARCQQLSDRAKAHQPDPDNLNLLISLTNSLLHQLESYGTHSLSQRA from the coding sequence ATGCTGGCACGCGCGGCATTACAGCCTGCCAGCAGCGTGATGCTGCCTGCGATGATGCCCGCCCCGCATGCAGAGCCCTGGTCTGCCGCTCCGCTGCGCGTGGCTGTTCCGGCGCAGAACAGCGCCCCCTGGGCCATGCGTATCGGTGACCGCCTCTGGGGCATAGACGCCGATTATCTCAGCGCCCTCAGCCAGCTGAGCGGCACCCGCTTCACGCTCTCCGGCTACCCTGACCGTGCCGCGCAGCTGGCCGCGCTGCAGCGGGGCGAGGTGGATCTGGTGCTCAGCAATCAGCACGCTGCGTTGCCGCCGGGTGTGCTGCTGAGCGACAGCTGGTATACCAGCCCGGTGCGTATCTACCGCAACCGGGAAAATCAGCGCGCCGTAATGTTTAACAGTGATAACGCTCAGCTGACCATCGCCGCCGCCACGCTGGCAGAACTGCCGCCGGAATGGGTGCGCAGGCACCGCTGGCACACGCTGCCGGGCGATTTACAGGCGCTGTATGCGCTGCTGAATCAGCACAGCGATTATCTGGTGGCCGACGAAGCCAGCGCCGGTTTTTTGCTGAGCCAGCTGCAGCAGGGGCAGATCTATCAGATTACCGCAGACGCAGGCGGTGCAGAGCTTACGCTGCGCGCACTGGCCCGCGATCCGGCGCTGATTCGCTGGATCAACGCGCAGCTGCGCCTGCTGCCGGCGGAGTTCAGCAGCCGCGTGCAGCAGCGCTGGAGCCCGCCGCTGCTGCGCTACCAGGATACGCAAACCCTGATGCCCAGCGCCGCAGAACAAGCCTGGCTGGCGCAGCATGCCGAGATCCCCTACGCAGCCGAAGCGGATAACGCGCCCTGGAGCTATCGCGATGCCAGCGGCAATGCGCGTGGCTTTGGCATCGATCTGCTGAACGCACTGAGTCAGAGCACCGGCCTGCGCTTCACGCCGCGCTGGGTCAGCAATCCACAGCAGGCCGATGCGCTGATGCAGCAGCAGCAGGTGATGCTGAATCTGCTGCAGCCACTGTATGGCGAAGAGGCCAGCGGCACGACCCTGCCGGTGTGGCGTGCCATCTGGGGCATTTATACACTGGCCCCCCAGCAGCCGATGGGCTGGCCATCGCTGCAGGGGCAGCGCGTGGGGGTACTGCGTGGCGATCTCGCCCAGCGCTTGCTGCCGCCGGGCATGACGCCTCAGCTGTTCAATGACCGCACACAGCTGTGGCAGGCGCTGAACGCCGGTCAGATTGATGCGCTGGTTGATAATGTCCTTTCTGCGCGCTGGCGTATGGCCAGCCATGAAGGCAACGGTGTGCATCTGGCCTTTGCCGCCAGCGATGTCGCCTGGCCGCTGGCACCGCAGGTGAGCGCACAGCAGCCGCAGCTGCGTGCGCTGCTCGATCACGCCCTGCAGCAGATCCCGCCGGATACGCTTAATCAGATGCGCGTCAGCTGGGCGCAGCCGCCGCAGCCCGGCACCCGCATGACCATGCGTAACGTGCCGCTGATGGTGCTGATGGCCGCCGGGGCGATCATTCTGCTGCTGCTGTTGCTGCTGCTGCGGCGCTATCTGCAGCAGCGCCGCGAACGGCTGCAGCGCGAGCAGGCTGAACGGGCCAATGCCGCCAAGAGTCAGTTTCTTGCCACCGCCAGCCACGAACTGCGCACGCCGATGCAGGCGATTCTGGGCCTGCTGGAGCTGGAGCTGCAGCAGCGCCCGGACGCCCGGCTGGCGCTGATGCACAGCAGCGCACGCTCGCTGATGGCCCTGCTGAACGATCTGCAGGATCATGCACGCATTGAAAACCAGAGTTTCCGCCTGGCGCCGCGCCCGCTCGATCTGGCTCACTGGCTGCAACAGCAGCAGCAGTTCTATCATCCACTGATGCGCGAAGCCGGCCCGCAGCTGCACGTCACCGCGCTGACGCCCCTGCCTTCGTGCGTGCGGCTGGACAGCGATCGTTTACAGCAGGTGGTCAATAACCTGATTGCCAACGCCCTGAAATTTACCCGCCAGGGTGAAATCCGCCTGACGCTGGCGGTGACCGATACCATCGAACTGACGGTAAGCGATACCGGCAGCGGGATTCCGGCGGATGAGCAGGCACGGCTGTTTGAGCCCTGGTATCAGGCGCCGTCCGGCAAAAGCCATGCGGTGCAGGGCAGCGGCCTTGGGCTGTTTATCTGCCGCGAAATTGTGCAGCGCATGGGCGGTACGCTGACGCTAAGCTCGGTGCCGGATCAGGGCACCCAGGTGCGGCTGCAACTGCCGCTGGAAATAGCTGAAGCCACAGAAACCGACAGCAGCGTGCACTGGCCGCGCTATCCGCAGCTGCGCGTGGCGATCGTTGATGACCACCCGGCCAATTTACTGGTGATGCAGCAGCAGCTGGCCAGCTTCGGCGTTGCCGCAGCCGTATTTGAACAGGGGCGCGATCTGCTGCGGGCGGACGCGCAGCAGCCGTTTGACGTGCTGTTTATTGACCAGATGATGCCGCGGCCGGACGGGCTGCTGCTGCTACGTATCCTGCGGCGGCGTCAGCGGCGGCGCGGCCATGTCGCCCTGCGCGTGCTGTGCTCGGCGGATGTACAACTGCTGAAACTGCCGCTGCAGGCGGACGAAGCGCAGCTGATAAAGCCTTTTACTCTGCGCGATATCGCTCCGCTGCTGGCGCGGGCCGCCAGTGACCCGCTGGCGGCGATAGAGGAGAACCTGCTGCGGCTGGCGCAGCATAACGCGGCTTTTGTTCCGCGCCTGTGCCAGACGCTGCAGCGCACGCTACAGCAGGATCGCGATGCTCTGCTGCGCGCCAGCGAGGCGCTGGACTGGACAACGCTGGCGCACGCCGCGCACCGGCTGAAAGGCAGCGCGCTGATGCTGGGCATGGAGAAGATGGCAGCGCGCTGCCAGCAGCTTAGCGATCGGGCAAAGGCGCATCAGCCTGACCCCGATAATCTCAATTTACTGATATCATTAACGAACAGCTTACTTCACCAACTGGAAAGTTATGGCACACACTCACTCTCACAGCGAGCATAA
- the cpoB gene encoding cell division protein CpoB yields the protein MMSNFRLSLLSLSLLVGVAAPWAATAQASISSVGSGSVEDRVTTLERISNAQAQLLQQLQQQMSDNQSDIDSLRGQIQQNSYQLNQVIERQKQLYQQIDSLSSGSNGAQASGGADAAAAGAAAGNADAGSGASAPAAAPAQTGDANTDYNAAVALILEKKQYDQAIAALQAWVKKYPDSTYQPNANYWLGQLHYNKGKKDDAAYYFATVVKNYPKSPKAAEALFKVGVIMQEKNDTAKAKAVYQQVIKQFPNTESAKLAQKRLAGL from the coding sequence ATGATGAGTAACTTCAGACTTTCTCTGTTGAGTCTGTCGTTACTGGTTGGTGTAGCGGCCCCCTGGGCCGCTACTGCCCAGGCGTCAATCAGTAGCGTTGGCTCAGGCTCGGTCGAAGACCGTGTCACCACTCTTGAACGTATCTCTAATGCCCAGGCTCAGCTTCTGCAGCAGTTGCAGCAGCAGATGAGTGACAACCAGAGCGATATCGATTCGCTGCGCGGGCAAATCCAGCAAAACAGTTATCAGCTGAATCAGGTGATCGAGCGCCAGAAGCAGCTGTATCAGCAGATCGATAGTCTGAGCAGCGGCAGCAATGGCGCTCAGGCGAGCGGTGGGGCAGATGCAGCCGCAGCAGGGGCCGCAGCGGGAAACGCTGACGCGGGCAGCGGTGCCAGTGCACCGGCGGCTGCTCCCGCGCAAACCGGCGATGCCAACACCGATTACAATGCCGCGGTTGCGCTGATTCTTGAGAAGAAGCAGTACGACCAGGCAATTGCTGCGCTGCAGGCATGGGTCAAAAAATACCCGGACTCCACCTATCAGCCTAATGCCAACTACTGGCTGGGTCAGCTTCATTACAACAAGGGCAAAAAGGACGACGCGGCCTATTATTTTGCCACTGTGGTAAAAAACTACCCGAAATCGCCGAAAGCGGCAGAAGCGCTGTTTAAGGTTGGGGTGATCATGCAGGAGAAGAACGACACGGCAAAAGCCAAAGCGGTCTACCAGCAGGTGATCAAACAATTCCCGAATACCGAATCTGCCAAACTGGCGCAAAAACGCCTTGCCGGCCTGTAA